From Zavarzinella sp., one genomic window encodes:
- the accD gene encoding acetyl-CoA carboxylase, carboxyltransferase subunit beta produces the protein MTPQLTNRGIPEGLWMSCPKCKATLFRRTVADQLHVCPECGYHLPVSARERIQQLVDSDSFEEWCADLRPVDPLEFNDKKSYAVRLKDEQKKTGMTDAAVVGKGYIRGRPLVICVTDFHFMAGSMGSVVGEKLTFAIEEATRLRLPLVMVSGSGGGARMQEGILSLMQMAKISAALAKYDDAGGLYICVLTHPTMGGVAASWALQGDLTLAEPGAMIGFAGARTIWNTVRIELPPGFQTSEFLLEHGFVDRIVDRKSLRTELARLIDYCDMQHA, from the coding sequence ATGACACCCCAGTTAACGAATCGCGGCATTCCAGAAGGTCTCTGGATGTCGTGCCCGAAGTGTAAAGCAACCCTCTTTCGACGCACCGTTGCGGACCAGTTGCACGTTTGCCCCGAATGTGGCTACCATTTGCCAGTCAGTGCCCGCGAACGGATTCAACAACTGGTTGACAGCGATTCGTTCGAAGAGTGGTGTGCCGATTTAAGACCCGTTGATCCGCTTGAGTTTAACGACAAAAAGTCGTATGCAGTGCGATTGAAAGATGAACAGAAAAAAACAGGCATGACGGATGCTGCTGTTGTCGGAAAAGGATATATCCGTGGGCGGCCATTGGTCATCTGTGTTACTGATTTTCACTTCATGGCAGGCAGTATGGGTTCTGTAGTGGGTGAAAAATTAACCTTTGCGATTGAAGAAGCGACACGACTAAGGTTGCCACTGGTGATGGTCAGTGGTTCCGGTGGTGGGGCACGCATGCAGGAGGGGATTCTCTCTTTGATGCAGATGGCAAAGATATCCGCAGCACTGGCAAAATACGATGATGCTGGTGGACTTTATATCTGTGTGTTAACCCACCCCACGATGGGTGGGGTGGCAGCAAGCTGGGCACTGCAAGGAGATTTGACACTCGCAGAACCAGGTGCCATGATTGGATTTGCAGGTGCCAGAACCATCTGGAATACGGTGCGAATCGAGCTCCCGCCTGGTTTTCAAACCAGCGAGTTTCTTTTGGAACATGGATTTGTGGACCGGATTGTCGATCGGAAAAGTTTACGCACAGAATTGGCACGACTGATCGACTATTGTGATATGCAGCATGCTTAA